From the Rhizobium leguminosarum bv. trifolii WSM1325 genome, one window contains:
- a CDS encoding MmgE/PrpD family protein (PFAM: MmgE/PrpD family protein~KEGG: mlo:mll9010 hypothetical protein), which translates to MKTPTDPMYTTHLLAEHVHSLSSAPPPVSTRDTALRCILDLIGAAVAGAALQCSRAARNSATALFGKGEAAIWMTDRTVMPIAAVIANATAASALDLDDGHRAARGHPGACVVPTVLTLAPFAGVSADDVLSAIVSGYDVGVRVAAAQNAEGIQTRQSGRWAALAAVAAAASLFKVEPALIAQALSIAGVLAPNQQANGSSGYSRLTGNDVKEGIPWSAATGLMALDLARNGYTGPEDLLDHPGYYDRQRILEGLGQRFEICGTYFKPYACCRYIHPALDRLFDLVKAHELRAADIVSVEVETFGWALKLGNLLSPANLVDIQYSLPYCVAIAAIEGRGALAPVSESLLNRPDLTHLARQVRITVNLEIDALFPAETLAKVTVETRRHKYVSALDGPSGDPQRPMDWRAIEEKFLRVTRHVLSPSKQGAIIDGVLGLAAGELDPLLRHLRSPG; encoded by the coding sequence ATGAAGACGCCGACAGATCCCATGTACACCACGCACCTCCTCGCCGAGCACGTCCATTCGCTCTCCTCAGCTCCGCCCCCGGTCAGCACCCGTGATACCGCCTTGCGTTGCATTCTCGATCTTATCGGGGCGGCGGTTGCTGGTGCTGCGCTTCAGTGCAGTCGTGCGGCCCGTAATAGCGCTACCGCCCTCTTCGGCAAAGGCGAGGCGGCCATTTGGATGACGGATCGGACCGTGATGCCCATCGCAGCCGTGATCGCCAACGCGACCGCGGCCTCTGCGCTCGACCTGGACGACGGACATCGCGCAGCGCGCGGACATCCGGGCGCCTGTGTCGTTCCCACCGTCTTGACCTTGGCGCCGTTTGCCGGCGTCTCAGCCGATGATGTCCTGTCGGCAATCGTTTCGGGTTATGATGTCGGCGTCAGAGTGGCCGCGGCCCAAAATGCCGAAGGGATTCAGACCCGGCAGTCGGGACGGTGGGCCGCATTGGCCGCGGTTGCGGCAGCGGCGTCACTCTTCAAGGTCGAGCCGGCCTTGATCGCGCAGGCGCTTTCGATCGCCGGCGTGCTTGCCCCCAATCAACAGGCCAATGGAAGTTCAGGCTACTCCCGGCTCACGGGCAATGACGTCAAGGAAGGGATTCCCTGGAGTGCCGCCACCGGTCTTATGGCGCTCGACCTCGCCCGCAACGGCTATACCGGGCCGGAAGATCTCCTCGATCATCCCGGCTATTACGACCGGCAGAGGATACTGGAAGGACTGGGGCAGCGTTTTGAAATTTGCGGCACTTATTTCAAGCCCTATGCCTGTTGCCGCTATATACACCCGGCGCTCGATCGCCTCTTCGATCTTGTGAAGGCTCACGAACTGAGGGCCGCGGACATTGTCTCGGTGGAGGTAGAGACTTTCGGCTGGGCGCTCAAGCTCGGCAACCTGCTTTCGCCCGCGAACCTTGTCGACATTCAATATAGTCTTCCCTATTGCGTCGCCATTGCCGCGATCGAGGGCCGCGGCGCCCTTGCTCCCGTCAGCGAGAGCCTTCTCAATCGGCCGGACCTCACTCACCTCGCGCGTCAGGTGAGGATCACCGTCAATCTTGAGATCGACGCGCTCTTTCCCGCCGAGACTCTGGCGAAGGTGACTGTCGAGACACGGCGGCACAAATACGTCTCGGCACTGGATGGCCCGTCCGGCGATCCCCAGCGTCCGATGGACTGGCGGGCGATCGAAGAAAAGTTTTTGCGCGTCACGCGGCATGTCCTGTCGCCTTCCAAGCAGGGGGCGATCATCGATGGCGTCCTCGGCCTCGCGGCTGGAGAGCTGGACCCACTTCTGCGGCATCTGCGTTCGCCAGGCTAG
- a CDS encoding ornithine cyclodeaminase/mu-crystallin (PFAM: ornithine cyclodeaminase/mu-crystallin~KEGG: mxa:MXAN_7463 putative ornithine cyclodeaminase): MFDNATDCNVRFLTRQDLQSAGAELTIAEIHAATDAAWADIKSGRTVGGKAVLSLPEEEFWQRQSVAPFRRDFVDERLGWKLSALYCVNPTHGGVKIIGANAFNRHLGLPRSTSTFVLLEKRTLRPLAILDGTGISALRTGTYASKVAELFVRCRVPVSGFIFGSGPVARSVVECLDFACSDLIGDIFIRSRSIEGVERLLSDFADRTSFRLHAVTDNQRLKECALLITATNARQPLFEDEELNRGAVTLHLGGDEVPEAYLQRALKSGTVVCDDIKTVSRRNSQSIALHFSRKGLSLEEIGPLLGVRELSAPNDWVREADTPVCVTCVGLPMLDLYAVQATYEKYLARTQENT; the protein is encoded by the coding sequence ATGTTCGACAATGCCACGGACTGCAATGTCCGCTTTCTGACCCGCCAGGACCTGCAGTCGGCCGGCGCGGAACTCACGATCGCGGAAATCCATGCAGCCACGGATGCCGCCTGGGCGGATATCAAAAGCGGGAGGACTGTCGGAGGAAAGGCCGTCCTCTCGCTTCCAGAGGAGGAGTTCTGGCAGCGGCAGAGCGTCGCCCCGTTCAGGCGTGACTTCGTCGACGAGCGCCTCGGCTGGAAATTGTCGGCTCTCTATTGCGTCAATCCGACCCATGGCGGCGTCAAGATCATCGGCGCAAACGCCTTCAATCGGCATCTTGGCCTGCCTCGCTCGACGTCGACCTTCGTCCTTTTGGAAAAACGGACGCTTCGGCCCTTGGCGATACTCGACGGGACGGGGATTTCCGCTCTGAGAACCGGCACCTATGCGTCGAAAGTGGCTGAGCTGTTTGTTCGCTGCCGGGTACCTGTGTCGGGCTTCATTTTCGGATCGGGACCCGTCGCCCGAAGTGTGGTCGAGTGCCTTGATTTCGCCTGTTCCGACCTGATCGGAGACATCTTCATCCGCAGCCGATCGATTGAAGGCGTGGAAAGACTGCTGTCGGACTTCGCTGACCGGACGTCGTTTCGGCTTCATGCCGTAACCGACAACCAAAGACTGAAGGAATGCGCCCTGCTGATCACCGCCACGAATGCCCGCCAGCCGCTGTTTGAGGACGAGGAGTTAAACAGGGGGGCTGTGACGCTTCATCTTGGCGGAGACGAAGTGCCCGAAGCCTATCTGCAGCGAGCCTTGAAAAGCGGGACCGTCGTCTGTGACGACATCAAGACGGTCTCGCGCAGGAACTCGCAAAGCATTGCCCTCCACTTCTCCCGAAAAGGGCTTTCTCTGGAGGAGATCGGTCCGTTGCTTGGCGTGAGGGAGCTCTCCGCGCCGAACGACTGGGTCCGGGAGGCGGACACGCCGGTTTGCGTAACCTGCGTCGGCCTGCCGATGCTCGACCTTTATGCCGTGCAAGCGACCTATGAAAAATATCTCGCTCGCACGCAGGAAAACACCTGA